The Bombus huntii isolate Logan2020A chromosome 1, iyBomHunt1.1, whole genome shotgun sequence genome contains a region encoding:
- the LOC126866565 gene encoding uncharacterized protein LOC126866565 — protein MHKRKLKRNTLLQNIRTSEILPRVNNSRDNQNKSSDYFQLPSLQKKKTWKDVDDNVSTWDKNSTATDISCSSEIENIATKKAMEQWEAIESTLYEDGNQVTQTSVLEECIQWRMQIPHLRIVGKNPFLSSKSNYQDLNVNYSQIKNNFDSNNEEVFPEHSTSLKKRKNSSKQRLQKTSQDEIFDMLYEYVISKLFPNKGNEIDSLYDDFNDVLQIHTATIHSNKSSAKSIKVNCFEETISLESRFSNSNSKGREDYTLPMRKESGQTYTQEIQKKHDNPMNNDKIRNQKDESTMEDKLLRPHTSRNKLGTVFNEKVVVSPVPYVLSTRESFSTVKTTPIKFMAQSLEVSSFQGSSKNINYFKNSGKNSSSAKISAWHAPVSPAVWPKNIKLAPLDTTRFSSSKNRSLTSSSVPVSRNRKPLSPIFRSTPPVQTIHNNNHEGLEIQGKHIIPGQSPKLSAPTTSSENAGSSKNRKKKPIKNKTAMNYN, from the exons ATGCATAAAAGGAAACTTAAACGCAACAC ATTACTACAAAATATAAGAACTTCTGAAATTTTACCAAGAGTGAATAATTCTCGAGATAATCAAAATAAATCAAGTGATTATTTTCAATTACCAAGtttacaaaagaagaaaacttggAAAGATGTTGATGACAATGTATCAACTTGGGATAAAAATAGTACTGCAACAGATATATCCTGTTCTtcagaaattgaaaatattgcaACGAAGAAAGCTATGGAACAGTGGGAAGCTATCGAAAGTACATTGTATGAAGATGGTAATCAAGTAACTCAAACATCTGTTTTGGAAGAATGTATACAATGGAGAATGCAAATACCTCATTTAAGAATAGTTGGGAAGAATCCGTTTCTTTCATCTAAAAGTAACTATCAAGATTTGAACGTAAATTATAGTCAgataaagaataattttgaTTCTAATAATGAGGAGGTATTTCCAGAACATAGTACTTCATTAAAG aaaaggaaaaattcatCTAAGCAAAGATTACAGAAAACATCGCAAGATGAGATATTTGATATGCTTTATGAATATGTAATATCCAAGCTGTTTCCAAATAAAGGAAATGAAATTGATTCATTATATGATGATTTCAATGATGTTTTACAAATACATACAGCTACTATTCACAGTAATAAAAGTTCTGCAAAAAGTATAAAGGTAAATTGTTTTGAGGAAACAATATCTCTCGAAAGTAGATTTTCAAATAGTAATAGTAAAGGAAGAGAAGATTATACCTTACCTATGAGAAAAGAAAGTGGTCAAACATATACACAAGAAATTCAGAA AAAACATGATAATCCTATGAATAATGACAAAATAAGAAATCAGAAGGATGAATCTACTATGGAAGATAAGCTTTTAAGGCCACACACTAGTAGAAATAAACTTGGAACTGTTTTTAATGAAAAGGTTGTAGTTAGTCCTGTGCCTTATGTTTTATCAACCAGAGAAAGCTTTTCTACCGTAAAAACTACTCCAATCAAGTTTATGGCACAGTCTCTAGAAGTTTCTTCCTTTCAAG gctcaagtaaaaatattaattattttaaaaattcggGAAAAAATTCAAGTTCAGCTAAAATTTCTGCTTGGCATGCTCCTGTTTCTCCTGCTGTGTGGccaaaaaatataaagcttGCTCCACTCGACACGACACGATTTTCGAGTAGCAAAAATAG atCTTTAACATCATCATCGGTACCAGTATCACGTAACAGGAAACCTTTAAGTCCTATTTTTCGATCTACTCCACCAGTACAAACTattcataataataatcaCGAAGGTTTAGAAATTCAAGGAAAACATATAATTCCTGGACAATCTCCTAAGTTAAGTGCGCCTACTACAAGTTCGGAGAATGCTGGGAGTAgcaaaaacagaaaaaagaagCCAATCAAAAACAAAACTGCAATGAATTACAACTAA